One genomic window of Vespula pensylvanica isolate Volc-1 chromosome 12, ASM1446617v1, whole genome shotgun sequence includes the following:
- the LOC122633423 gene encoding uncharacterized protein LOC122633423: MKSFIVLGFILVLAIVTSAKSEHGFNKYLQAQSPDVMEKCLKESKLEAEKDKLLTDETSVDPEKLACFIACTLKENGSLVNGEIKFDVLSELLKKLLPNKEDRTPERLEIMQNCLPEGTGSNDCEKIGNIIKCVQIKLKEKGF; encoded by the exons atgaaatcgttCATCGTACTTGGTTTCATCCTCGTTCTTGCA ATTGTGACTTCAGCGAAGTCCGAGCATGGATTCAATAAATATCTTCAGGCACAGTCACCGGATGTAATGgaaaaatgtttgaaagaATCGAAACTCGAAGCTG agaaGGACAAGCTGCTTACTGATGAAACATCTGTAGATCCCGAAAAATTGGCCTGCTTTATCGCTTGTACCCTCAAGGAAAACGGTTCA tTGGTCAACGGAGAAATTAAATTCGACGTATTATCAGAACTACTCAAAAAATTGTTACCCAACAAAGAAGACAGAACCCCTGAGAGGTTGGAAATCATGCAAAATTGTCTTCCAGAag GAACTGGCTCGAATGATTGTGAGAAGATAGGAAACATTATCAAATGCGTTCaaataaagttaaaagaaaagggtttttaa